A segment of the Brevibacterium zhoupengii genome:
TCGGGTGAGAGAGTGAATATCTGCGCGGTCGCCAGCAGAGATGAGCTCTTCGTCACCATAGCGGCATCGGAATCGTCGGGAACCATGACGCCCGCTTCGTCGAGCAATGTGATCAGGGAACTCGCGCGCCCTAGGTCGGCACCGAGATCCTGTGCGCGAGAGTAGTACTGTGCCGAACCGACGCCCATGCGCAATTCCTCAATGAGAGCGACATCTGCCGGCAGAAGACCATCGATGAGAACGGGATCATCGACACCGAACTGCACACACGATGACGACCGCCACGTGATCGGCACACTGGGAAAAATCCGGAACATGTCTCCACCTCGCATCGGATGTCTCGGACTTCCACAGTAGTGAAGATGGAGAGTGTGCGCCAGAGCCGAGGCCAGTCTGTGGAAAAGGCTGTGGAAAACAGTTGAGGGCAGGCCGGAAAATGCATTCCGACGTGCCCTCAACCGCTTTGAGCCCCAGGCGCTCGCGGAGACTCGTGCAGCTTCCCCTTCCGCACGCATCTCCGGGTTTTCCGGGGTCAATCATAGAACCTATTCTTCATTTGCCTCCCCGTCAATGTCGGTTCATACACAGGCAAGTCAACAGCGTGTGGATAACCTGTGGATATGTCGGCGTGAGTTGTGGAGAAAAGGTACCTTGAATGATTGCGAGATGACCTCAGAGGGGAGTGAAAGAGTAGGTCACTTCCGCTACTCGAGCTCATAACCGGCAATTCGTCCTGTGGACAGCCCGTCGGGTGGGTGCGAAAGTCGATACTCAGCAAACTCACAAGGAGAGACAGTCGATTCCGCGTTCGTCGAATTTCCTATGATGGGTGGGTGGCGACTCAACAGCGATGGACCGAAGAGGACGTACTGCGGGCGATCGCCCGCGGCGAGATCGAAGTGCGCCGTTCGGCACGGCGGAAGAAGACCATCTCGGTCTCAAAGGAATTGGGGACGTATGTGCTCAGCACGCCGGTGAGATACAGCGTGGAACACAACATCCGGTCGTTGACCGATCTGTTCAATCGACTGGCGGCCAGGGACCATTCATCGGCGGAGGATCTCGTCGGCTTGGCAGATGAGATGAGCCGACGGTACTTCGGTGGCCGACTGCGTCCTCAGTCGATCAGGTGGGTGACTAACCAGAACATCAGCCGCTGGGCATCCACAACGACCTCATCAGGTGACATCAGGGTCTCTCACCGACTGCAGGCGGTGCCGCGTTGGGTCTTGGAGACGGTCATCGTCCATGAGCTCGCTCATCTGCAGATCGGACCTCACTCCAAAGCCTTCCACGAACTGGCCGACAGGCACCCGAGACAGGCGGATGCGAAGCACTACCTTGAAGGTTTCAGTGCGGGGGAGCGGTTCAGCCGCGATGGAGGTCGCTGACTCGCTGCGACTCCACAGCCGCCCGATAGAGCTTCGGCAGGCGTACGACGAGATCAGGCATGAGTGAGGGCGGCAGGGCAGTCAGCGGGAACCACTTCACAGCCAGAGACTCCTCCGAGACTGTTGGGGCCTGGTCCACGGAGGCGAATGCGGCGAACACCACATCGAAGTGTCGTTCACACGCACCGAACGAGGCCGAGAGGTCATGGACGTGAAGGTCGATCGGGGCAGGGGAGAACCAGGACAGTTGGCTCAGTCCGCTCTCTTCCATGGCTTCCCTGTGTGCGGCCGAACACAGGCTGTCATCCTCGGCCTCGAGATGCCCGCCGAATTGGCCCCAAAGGTCTGCCTTGCGGTGGTGGTTGAGGAGCACGGACTCGGTGTCGGGATCGACGACGACACAACTGGCGGTGATATGTTCGCCGCCTGCCTCTCGTCGCAGCGCGGCATCGCCGACGGTAGAGAACAAATACTCGAAGTCGGGCCTGAAGCCGGTCGACGCCGACGCCGACGTCGCCCCGACCTCGGCGCGGGCGGTATCGAGACGAATCATTCAGTTCTCGCTGCGGCCGCCGGTGCCGTCGCTGTCATCTGTGTCTTCATCGTTGTCGGATTCCGAGTCGGAATCGGAGCTCGAGTCGGATGTGGAATCGGTGTTGGAATCGGTGGTCTCAGTTCCTTCGATTCCCTCGGCGAGAATGCGGCTCAGTGCCTCGTCGAGTGTCGATTCGCTGGTCCATTCGGCGTGACGACGCTCCGAGTATCCCAGGGGGTCATCGAGGTCCTGCGTCGTCGGCAGAAGGTCGGGGTGTGAGAACACCTTGTCTCTGGCCTCGGTGCCGCCCTGAGTCTCGAGGTATCCGAACAGCGCCGCAGCATCGCGCAGGCGCCGTGGGTTGAACTCCAGGCCCACCAGGGTCGAGAAAGTCTTCTCGGCCGGACCTGCAGTAGCCCGGCGGCGGCGAAGCGCCTCTCGGATCTGATCGCGTCCGGGCAGATGCGCACATGCCGAATAGACGACCACATCGACCCATCCTGCGATGACGGCAAGGAGGTTCTCCAGGTTCGTCAGAGCCTTCTTCTGATCCTCAGTGGTCGGAGGGTTGAACAGGCCCTGGCGAATGTTGTCGCTGAGATCGGAGATGTTAGACGGATCGATCTGGGTCGCCATGTCTTCGATCTGCGAAGTGTCGACCTTGAGGCCCTGCGCATAGCGGGTCAATGCGGTCTCGACCTGGGCGCTCAGCCAAGGGGCACGCTCGAACAGCGCAAGATGCGCAAGCTCTTGGGCAGCGAGGTAGATCCGGACTTCCGAGGCATCCACATCGATCTCCGAGGCGAACTTCTCCACATTGGTCTCGACGAGGACCGCAGCGTCATGCGGCAGGAGCGGCAGACCCACCTCGGTGCCGGTGAGAACGCTCTCCGACAGTGCGCCCACAGCCTGACCGATCTGCATCGCGAACATCGAGTCACTCATCGAACCGAACATCGACGAGGCACCCGCGAGGATGCCCTTCATCTCCGCCGGTACCTGAGTCTCAAGGGTCTCTGTCAGGGCAGAGGACATGTTCGCTTTGATCGGGAGCACGAACTTCTGCCATCCGGGCATCGTCTCGCTCACCCACTCCGCGCGGGTGACAGTTCGAGCCGTGCGATTGGCCACGGAGAACTCTGTCGCTTCGGCCAGCCACAGCTCAGCAAGTCGGAAGGCGTCGGTCGTCGCCTTCACCGATTCGTCTCCTACGGCAGGATCCGGGGTTGGAACCGACTTCTGAGCGATCGACGTCGCCTGGGCCTGGGGATCAGCACCCTGCCCGAAGAGACCCTGCATCTGGTTCATGATGGTGGACATCATCGCCGGATCGATCTGAAAGCCCTGCGGCCCCGTATTTCCGTTCTTGTCATCGCCCTGACCGGAGCCGGGACCGTTCGCTCCGAAGAGCATTCCGAAGATCTGTTCGAACGGATTCTGCTCGTTGTTGTTGTCGTCGCTCATTTTCTCAATGCCCCCAAGAATCGGTTTGTCTTCTACGTTAACGGTTCCGGATGTGGGAAGCTTCCCAATTCCGGGAGGTTTCGGAGGATGTTCGCACCGGGCGAAAGGAGTCTGTGAAACTCACAGTCAGGTTTCAACTAGACTGGTGGGGCGGTGCAGCGAAAGGAACACATGACAGCTAATGCCCCTCGGGCCGTGCCGGTGCCCGCAGCACCGATGCGTGGCGAAACTCGACGACGCGCTCCACGTCTGACCACGACTTCAGGGGTCATGACATATATCCTCATCGCACTTGCAGTTTTACTGCCTGTTCCATACATGTTGCAGCTGCCCGGACCCGTGTTCAACACTCTCGGTGACTATCAGGGCAAACCCATGATCGATGTCTCCGGCGCGAAGACCTACCCGACCGACGGTCGTATAGACATGCTCACCGTGGCCGTGAGCGGTGGCCCGGGACGTGACACCTATGCTTCGCAGGCGCTGGGAGCACTGCTCCACGGCAAAGAGACCGTCATTCCCACTGAGGCCTACTATCCTCTTGATACGACTCGGGAGGACGTGACCGCTTCGAACGCTGTTGAGATGTCCTCCAGCCAGGATGTGGCCGTGGCCGCAGCGATGGGACAACTCGACAAACCGTACAAGGTTCATCTCCTCGTCGGCGACGTGGTTCCAGACTCACCCGCCGAGGCGGAGCTGCGCAAGGGTGATCGCCTCATATCCGTCAATGGGAAGAAACTGGACTCCGACCCGGCAGCAGCGCAGATCATGAGTGAGACGGTGCAGGCTTCCGAATCCGTGGACGTTGTCGTCGAACGCGGAGACAAAGAAGTCGACGTCGAGTTGAAGCCGGACACGATCGACGGGCGCAAAGCCATCGGCATCAGCATGAAG
Coding sequences within it:
- a CDS encoding NUDIX hydrolase; protein product: MIRLDTARAEVGATSASASTGFRPDFEYLFSTVGDAALRREAGGEHITASCVVVDPDTESVLLNHHRKADLWGQFGGHLEAEDDSLCSAAHREAMEESGLSQLSWFSPAPIDLHVHDLSASFGACERHFDVVFAAFASVDQAPTVSEESLAVKWFPLTALPPSLMPDLVVRLPKLYRAAVESQRVSDLHRG
- a CDS encoding YlbL family protein, with product MTANAPRAVPVPAAPMRGETRRRAPRLTTTSGVMTYILIALAVLLPVPYMLQLPGPVFNTLGDYQGKPMIDVSGAKTYPTDGRIDMLTVAVSGGPGRDTYASQALGALLHGKETVIPTEAYYPLDTTREDVTASNAVEMSSSQDVAVAAAMGQLDKPYKVHLLVGDVVPDSPAEAELRKGDRLISVNGKKLDSDPAAAQIMSETVQASESVDVVVERGDKEVDVELKPDTIDGRKAIGISMKQDFEFPVDVAFNVEGIGGPSAGTMFALAIVDELTPGAMTGGKHVAGTGEIDPAGKVGPIGGARQKVAASTAQGAKLFLSPADNCAEVIQAADQSKITVARIDTLDDAQNAVEQYAAGDTSDLRKCSAGGADNNNEKGQ
- a CDS encoding M48 metallopeptidase family protein, giving the protein MATQQRWTEEDVLRAIARGEIEVRRSARRKKTISVSKELGTYVLSTPVRYSVEHNIRSLTDLFNRLAARDHSSAEDLVGLADEMSRRYFGGRLRPQSIRWVTNQNISRWASTTTSSGDIRVSHRLQAVPRWVLETVIVHELAHLQIGPHSKAFHELADRHPRQADAKHYLEGFSAGERFSRDGGR
- a CDS encoding zinc-dependent metalloprotease, whose amino-acid sequence is MSDDNNNEQNPFEQIFGMLFGANGPGSGQGDDKNGNTGPQGFQIDPAMMSTIMNQMQGLFGQGADPQAQATSIAQKSVPTPDPAVGDESVKATTDAFRLAELWLAEATEFSVANRTARTVTRAEWVSETMPGWQKFVLPIKANMSSALTETLETQVPAEMKGILAGASSMFGSMSDSMFAMQIGQAVGALSESVLTGTEVGLPLLPHDAAVLVETNVEKFASEIDVDASEVRIYLAAQELAHLALFERAPWLSAQVETALTRYAQGLKVDTSQIEDMATQIDPSNISDLSDNIRQGLFNPPTTEDQKKALTNLENLLAVIAGWVDVVVYSACAHLPGRDQIREALRRRRATAGPAEKTFSTLVGLEFNPRRLRDAAALFGYLETQGGTEARDKVFSHPDLLPTTQDLDDPLGYSERRHAEWTSESTLDEALSRILAEGIEGTETTDSNTDSTSDSSSDSDSESDNDEDTDDSDGTGGRSEN